From a region of the Lentilactobacillus curieae genome:
- a CDS encoding ABC transporter ATP-binding protein, protein MEKAIVELKGVRKQYDDGFVALKNINFKLKQGEFYTLLGPSGCGKTTILRSIAGFTEVSSGEVLFDGKRINDIPANKRQLNTVFQDYALFPNMNVYENVAFGLVVSNVPKDEIQDRVVSALKLVQLEQYADREISELSGGQQQRIAIARAIVKQPKVLLLDEPLSALDAKLRKDMQYELRDLQQRLGITFLFVTHDQEEALAMSDEIFVMNKGEILQQGSPVDIYDEPINHFVADFIGESNIIPGTMIEDYRVEFLGHTFECSDAGMRPNEPVEVVIRPEDLVITSPENGKLQVKVSTQLFRGDYYEILAYDKDDNEWLIHSTNATEDDKIVGLSFGPHDMHVMRFNETEANFDKRLDTYEDER, encoded by the coding sequence TTGGAAAAAGCAATCGTTGAACTAAAAGGAGTCCGCAAGCAGTACGATGACGGCTTTGTGGCTCTAAAAAACATTAATTTTAAACTAAAACAAGGTGAGTTCTACACCCTGCTTGGCCCATCCGGTTGCGGAAAAACCACAATTTTACGGTCAATTGCAGGGTTCACCGAAGTATCATCCGGGGAAGTTTTGTTTGATGGTAAACGAATCAACGACATTCCCGCAAACAAACGCCAACTTAACACCGTATTTCAGGATTATGCTCTTTTTCCAAACATGAACGTGTACGAAAACGTTGCGTTTGGCCTAGTCGTCTCAAACGTTCCTAAGGATGAAATTCAAGATCGGGTGGTTTCTGCCCTTAAGTTAGTCCAGCTGGAACAGTATGCCGACCGTGAAATCTCTGAGCTTTCTGGTGGTCAACAACAACGAATTGCGATTGCCAGAGCCATTGTCAAGCAACCTAAGGTGTTGCTCTTAGATGAGCCGTTATCTGCTTTAGATGCCAAGCTGAGAAAGGACATGCAGTATGAACTACGTGACCTTCAACAACGGCTAGGAATCACATTCTTATTCGTTACCCACGATCAAGAAGAAGCACTCGCCATGTCTGACGAAATTTTTGTCATGAACAAGGGTGAAATCCTCCAGCAAGGATCTCCTGTCGACATTTACGACGAGCCAATTAACCACTTTGTAGCTGACTTTATTGGCGAAAGTAACATCATTCCTGGGACGATGATCGAAGATTACAGAGTCGAATTCTTAGGTCACACGTTTGAATGCTCAGATGCAGGAATGCGGCCAAACGAACCAGTTGAAGTAGTGATTCGTCCTGAAGACTTGGTCATTACATCTCCTGAAAATGGAAAGCTCCAAGTTAAGGTTAGCACCCAACTATTCAGAGGCGACTACTATGAAATCCTTGCTTACGATAAGGATGATAACGAATGGTTAATTCATTCAACTAACGCCACTGAAGATGACAAGATTGTCGGTCTTAGCTTTGGCCCTCACGATATGCACGTTATGCGATTTAACGAAACTGAAGCTAACTTTGATAAACGGCTAGACACTTATGAGGATGAGAGGTGA
- a CDS encoding zinc ribbon domain-containing protein produces MENEPKAFCPYCGFKLDKDYEICPNCGKRLKSETSGMNRLMMNPYAEGMKRYKKESSKPSWWERLFKSKK; encoded by the coding sequence ATGGAAAATGAACCAAAAGCATTTTGCCCATATTGTGGGTTTAAGTTAGATAAAGATTACGAAATTTGTCCAAATTGTGGTAAGCGATTAAAAAGTGAAACTTCAGGGATGAACCGGTTGATGATGAATCCCTATGCTGAAGGTATGAAGCGGTACAAAAAAGAGTCTTCAAAGCCTTCTTGGTGGGAGCGACTCTTTAAGTCAAAAAAGTAG
- a CDS encoding asparaginase, whose protein sequence is MKTILAIHTGGTISMSQNEDGEVVQNDENPIAEQEVILNGKINLITDEMFNLPSPHVNPGVMMKINARIKKAMADGIDGVVITHGTDTLEETAYFLDLTLPNTIPVVLTGAMRSSNEIGSDGLYNFQSAIKVAAADESYGKGVLVVMNDEIHTARYVTKTHTTNVATFRTPTFGPIGIVTQRGANYFQELIETEAVEIDKVLDHVFLLKAYAGMDGTLFEAINQPTTRGLVIEGLGAGNLPPETLPAVQQLLDNDIPIVLVSRCYNGVAQDIYDYEGGGIQLKRMGIILCKGLNGQKARIKLLVGLSAGKRGQELVDFVNNAVS, encoded by the coding sequence ATGAAAACTATTTTAGCAATTCACACAGGTGGCACAATTTCAATGTCACAAAATGAAGACGGTGAGGTTGTCCAAAACGACGAAAACCCAATCGCAGAACAAGAAGTGATTTTAAACGGGAAAATCAACCTGATCACTGACGAAATGTTTAACTTACCTTCACCCCACGTAAACCCTGGTGTGATGATGAAAATAAACGCCCGCATTAAGAAGGCGATGGCCGATGGAATTGACGGAGTTGTCATTACTCATGGAACTGATACGCTAGAAGAAACGGCATACTTTCTTGATTTGACGTTGCCTAATACTATCCCCGTTGTGTTAACTGGGGCAATGCGGTCATCAAACGAAATTGGTTCAGATGGTCTTTACAACTTCCAAAGTGCAATTAAGGTGGCTGCAGCTGATGAGTCATATGGCAAGGGTGTCTTAGTTGTGATGAACGATGAGATTCATACCGCAAGATATGTAACCAAAACTCACACTACTAATGTGGCCACATTCAGAACGCCAACATTTGGACCAATTGGAATCGTCACTCAGCGAGGGGCAAACTATTTCCAAGAATTGATTGAAACCGAAGCGGTTGAAATTGATAAAGTATTGGACCACGTGTTTCTTTTGAAGGCTTACGCTGGAATGGATGGAACTTTGTTTGAAGCCATCAATCAGCCAACGACTCGTGGCTTAGTAATTGAAGGCTTGGGTGCAGGTAATCTACCTCCAGAAACCTTGCCAGCCGTGCAACAACTGCTCGACAACGACATTCCCATTGTTTTAGTTTCAAGATGTTATAATGGCGTTGCTCAGGATATTTATGACTACGAGGGTGGTGGCATCCAACTAAAACGGATGGGCATAATCCTGTGCAAGGGACTTAACGGTCAAAAGGCAAGAATTAAATTGCTAGTTGGCTTGAGTGCCGGCAAGCGTGGTCAAGAGCTAGTTGACTTTGTAAATAACGCAGTTTCTTAA